One segment of Dolichospermum sp. DET69 DNA contains the following:
- a CDS encoding M28 family peptidase, producing the protein MNLKQRLQNHLQEVAKERNPYMDSAAHFFVQEYIRQQLGQWGSVEIHTFEVRGKSCKNLILNLPGSVENKKADLSPVLIGAHYDGVVGTVAADDNATGVAVLLEFARSFAEKPAKYPLRLVAFDMEEYGLLGSADYAALLREQKQPLRLMISLEMLGYRDSTPGSQKYPFPLQFFYPNRGDFIALVGNWRTLGDLMSLSSSIQKVGINSQWLPAPNRGLLVPQTRLSDHAPFWDEGYPAIMVTDTAFMRNPHYHKPSDTIATLDLDFLTGVCEGLEMGIRGF; encoded by the coding sequence TTGAACTTAAAACAACGGTTACAAAACCATCTTCAGGAAGTAGCGAAAGAACGCAATCCCTATATGGATAGTGCGGCACACTTCTTTGTTCAAGAATACATTCGCCAGCAATTGGGACAATGGGGAAGTGTGGAAATCCACACCTTTGAAGTCAGAGGTAAAAGTTGTAAGAACCTGATTTTAAATTTACCTGGTTCAGTTGAAAACAAAAAGGCAGATTTATCACCTGTTTTAATTGGCGCTCATTATGATGGTGTGGTGGGGACAGTCGCAGCGGATGATAATGCGACTGGTGTGGCGGTTTTATTGGAATTTGCCCGCAGTTTTGCCGAAAAACCCGCAAAATATCCTTTGCGGCTGGTGGCTTTTGATATGGAGGAATATGGATTGCTGGGTAGTGCTGATTATGCAGCTTTGTTGCGCGAACAAAAGCAACCTCTTCGTTTGATGATCTCTTTGGAAATGTTGGGATATCGAGATTCTACTCCTGGTTCTCAAAAATATCCGTTTCCTCTCCAATTCTTTTACCCAAATCGTGGTGATTTTATTGCTTTGGTTGGCAATTGGCGGACTTTGGGTGATTTAATGAGTTTAAGTAGCAGTATTCAGAAAGTTGGTATTAATAGTCAATGGCTACCTGCACCAAATCGCGGTTTATTAGTTCCCCAAACTCGCTTGAGTGATCATGCACCTTTTTGGGATGAAGGTTATCCAGCAATTATGGTGACAGATACGGCATTTATGCGAAACCCTCATTATCACAAACCCAGTGATACTATTGCGACTTTGGATTTAGATTTTTTGACGGGTGTATGTGAGGGTTTGGAAATGGGTATTAGGGGGTTTTAA
- a CDS encoding DUF4089 domain-containing protein codes for MENQNFNTQEYIQQMSLLLNLSINEKYKDGVITNFEKIKDIAEIVNNFPLPESIEIAPIFEP; via the coding sequence ATGGAAAATCAAAATTTCAATACCCAAGAATATATTCAGCAAATGTCGCTTTTATTAAATTTATCAATAAATGAAAAATATAAAGATGGAGTAATTACCAACTTTGAGAAAATCAAAGACATAGCCGAAATTGTCAATAACTTTCCTTTACCAGAATCAATTGAAATTGCACCGATTTTTGAACCATGA
- a CDS encoding peptidase S8, with product MKKLILLCLFVIGLTAAVFGFLNFQGLATKGEFETILLDFREDIAESVIEKDLQAIAGQYHVTPQLDNKYSAVDHVYVIKGDRQRLKELRKSPFAKVTEFIEPNYIYKTVPQGEVTWLGELLAPQNEEPTASLIGPNDQYYSKQWNLHKIGIEAAWTRSKGSGITVAVIDTGITKVRDLYETKFVKGYDFVNDTEAAKDDNGHGTHVAGTVAQATNNAYGVAGVAYEATLMPLKVLNADGAGTVADIAEAIKFAADNGADIINMSLGGGGESQLMEDAVNYAYKKGVTIIAAAGNENTNGVSYPARYAHVIGVSAFGPDGERASYSNYGAGVDISAPGGSETGTILQETINEQGEGVFLGLQGTSMASPHVAGVAALIKALGIKEPEEILQVLQQSARVIQDDGLNYYGAGQLNAAAAAKLASDGIISVPDFFRWLREQGYLNPGFWIDGGAIALVPKIFMVVGSYLLAWFLRVYFPFAWSWSLSGGLIFGSSGLFFLKGFYIYDLPQWPFRVLGSSIPELGNTLQGTDALNPLFASVLIPLALIALFLGHPTGKWFAIGATLGMTAFLTVSGIYDPAVWGLGNSNLARIFLFSNAVLCYGLARLALKKE from the coding sequence ATGAAAAAACTTATATTATTGTGCTTGTTTGTGATTGGACTGACTGCTGCTGTATTTGGATTTCTGAATTTTCAGGGACTAGCAACAAAAGGTGAGTTTGAGACAATTTTGCTAGATTTTCGGGAAGATATTGCCGAAAGTGTGATTGAGAAAGATTTACAAGCGATCGCTGGGCAATATCATGTTACACCCCAACTGGATAATAAATATTCAGCGGTAGATCATGTCTATGTTATCAAAGGCGATCGCCAAAGGCTGAAAGAGTTAAGAAAATCTCCCTTTGCCAAAGTTACCGAATTTATAGAACCTAATTACATTTATAAAACCGTACCCCAAGGGGAAGTTACTTGGTTAGGAGAACTATTAGCACCTCAAAACGAAGAACCAACTGCTTCCTTAATCGGTCCCAACGACCAGTATTACAGCAAGCAGTGGAACTTACATAAAATCGGCATAGAAGCGGCATGGACACGCAGTAAAGGTAGTGGAATTACCGTTGCGGTGATTGATACTGGTATTACCAAAGTCCGTGATTTATATGAAACCAAATTTGTCAAAGGCTACGATTTTGTTAACGACACAGAAGCAGCCAAAGACGACAATGGCCATGGAACTCATGTCGCCGGTACAGTCGCCCAAGCCACCAATAACGCCTATGGTGTCGCCGGAGTCGCTTATGAAGCTACTCTCATGCCCTTAAAGGTCTTAAATGCCGACGGTGCAGGAACAGTAGCCGATATAGCCGAAGCCATCAAATTTGCGGCTGATAATGGCGCAGATATCATCAACATGAGCTTAGGTGGTGGTGGAGAAAGCCAACTCATGGAAGATGCCGTTAATTATGCCTATAAAAAAGGTGTAACTATCATCGCTGCCGCAGGAAATGAAAATACTAATGGTGTAAGTTATCCGGCTCGTTATGCTCATGTTATCGGCGTTTCTGCCTTTGGTCCTGACGGTGAAAGAGCATCCTATTCTAACTATGGTGCAGGTGTAGATATTTCTGCTCCTGGTGGTAGTGAAACTGGGACAATTCTCCAAGAAACCATCAATGAACAAGGTGAAGGCGTATTTCTGGGACTGCAAGGCACAAGTATGGCTTCTCCCCACGTTGCGGGTGTAGCGGCATTAATCAAAGCCTTGGGAATCAAAGAACCCGAAGAAATTTTACAGGTTCTCCAACAGTCAGCCAGAGTTATTCAAGATGATGGTTTGAACTATTATGGGGCTGGACAACTCAACGCCGCAGCCGCAGCTAAATTAGCCAGCGACGGCATAATTAGTGTTCCCGACTTTTTCCGGTGGTTGCGAGAACAGGGCTATCTGAATCCTGGCTTTTGGATAGATGGCGGTGCGATCGCATTAGTGCCTAAAATCTTCATGGTAGTAGGTTCATATCTCCTAGCTTGGTTTTTACGGGTTTACTTCCCCTTCGCTTGGAGTTGGTCATTATCTGGCGGCTTAATTTTCGGTAGTTCGGGCTTATTTTTCCTCAAAGGATTTTATATCTATGATCTTCCCCAATGGCCGTTCCGGGTTTTAGGTAGTTCTATTCCCGAATTAGGCAACACTTTACAAGGAACAGACGCACTAAATCCTCTTTTTGCCAGTGTCTTAATTCCTCTAGCGTTAATAGCCTTATTTTTAGGACATCCCACCGGCAAATGGTTTGCTATTGGTGCAACTTTAGGAATGACAGCATTCCTCACAGTTAGTGGTATTTATGATCCTGCTGTTTGGGGTTTAGGAAATAGTAACCTAGCGCGAATTTTCCTGTTTAGCAATGCTGTACTGTGTTACGGACTTGCCCGTTTAGCGTTGAAGAAGGAGTAA
- the dnaK gene encoding molecular chaperone DnaK, whose amino-acid sequence MGKVVGIDLGTTNSVVAVMEGGKPVVIANAEGMRTTPSVVGFSKEGERVVGQMARRQTVLNPQNTFFAVKRFIGRKYGELNSDSKRVPYTIRKDEIGNIKVACPRLNKEFSPEEISAMVLKKLADDASRYLGEPVTGAVITVPAYFNDSQRQATRDAGRIAGLDVLRILNEPTAASLAYGLDRGDMETILVFDLGGGTFDVSILEVGDGVFEVKSTSGDTQLGGNDFDRKVVDWLAEQFLEAEGVDLRRDRQALQRLMEAAEKAKIELSAVSVTDINLPFITATEDGPKHLETRLTRSQFEGLCVDLLGRIRTPVKRALKDAGLSPVDIEEVVLVGGSTRMPMVKQLVQDLIGIEPSENVNPDEVVAVGAAIQGSILAGELKDILLLDVTPLSMGLETIGGVMKKLIPRNTTIPVRRSDIFSTSENNQNSVEINVVQGERDMATDNKSLGRFKLYGIPPAPRGIPQVQVSFDIDANGILQVTALDRTTGREQSITIQGASTLSESEVNRMIQDAQKYANVDRERKERVEKRTRAEALILQAERQLREVALEMGMQFARNRRQRIDNICRNLRESLQADEDRGIDQAYADLQDALYELNREVRQYYAEDEDEDLFGAIREIFVGEKEKEPERDVYRNNYRERDSSNRGSSRDYGRESRSPNYESRPTRSKRPSYQDNWDDDDDWL is encoded by the coding sequence ATGGGCAAGGTAGTTGGCATCGACTTGGGTACAACCAACTCAGTAGTCGCCGTCATGGAGGGTGGCAAGCCGGTGGTGATTGCCAATGCAGAAGGAATGCGAACAACCCCCTCCGTGGTTGGTTTTAGTAAAGAAGGTGAAAGGGTAGTTGGGCAAATGGCCCGACGGCAAACCGTATTAAATCCCCAAAATACCTTTTTTGCGGTAAAACGCTTTATTGGGCGCAAGTATGGCGAATTAAACTCGGATTCTAAGCGCGTACCTTACACTATCCGTAAAGATGAAATTGGCAATATTAAAGTTGCTTGTCCTCGGCTGAATAAGGAATTTTCCCCAGAGGAAATTTCGGCAATGGTGTTGAAGAAATTAGCTGATGATGCTAGTCGTTATTTAGGTGAACCTGTTACCGGGGCTGTAATTACTGTTCCGGCCTATTTTAATGATTCCCAACGCCAAGCTACCCGTGACGCGGGCAGAATTGCCGGGTTAGATGTGTTACGGATTCTCAATGAACCCACAGCCGCATCTTTAGCTTACGGATTAGATCGAGGTGATATGGAAACTATCCTGGTCTTTGACTTGGGTGGTGGGACTTTTGATGTGTCTATTCTGGAAGTAGGGGACGGCGTATTTGAGGTTAAATCTACTAGTGGAGATACCCAACTCGGTGGTAATGACTTTGACAGAAAAGTAGTTGATTGGTTGGCAGAACAGTTTTTAGAAGCAGAAGGTGTAGACTTAAGACGCGATCGCCAAGCTTTGCAACGGTTAATGGAAGCCGCAGAAAAAGCTAAAATAGAACTTTCTGCCGTCAGCGTTACTGATATTAATTTACCCTTCATCACTGCCACCGAAGATGGTCCCAAACACCTAGAAACTCGCCTGACGCGATCGCAATTTGAAGGTTTATGTGTAGACTTACTGGGTAGAATTAGAACACCAGTTAAACGAGCTTTAAAAGATGCCGGACTTTCTCCTGTAGATATTGAAGAAGTCGTATTAGTTGGTGGTTCTACCAGAATGCCCATGGTGAAACAGCTAGTTCAAGACTTAATTGGCATTGAACCCAGCGAAAACGTTAATCCTGATGAAGTCGTCGCTGTCGGTGCAGCTATTCAGGGCAGCATTCTCGCCGGTGAACTTAAAGATATTCTCCTGTTAGATGTCACACCCCTATCTATGGGCTTAGAAACCATCGGTGGTGTGATGAAAAAACTCATCCCCCGCAATACAACTATTCCTGTTCGTCGTTCTGACATCTTTTCTACTTCTGAAAATAACCAAAACAGCGTAGAAATTAATGTGGTTCAGGGTGAAAGGGACATGGCCACAGATAATAAGTCCTTGGGACGGTTTAAACTATATGGCATTCCTCCCGCACCAAGGGGTATTCCTCAAGTGCAAGTATCTTTTGATATTGATGCTAATGGGATTCTACAAGTAACAGCCCTAGATCGGACAACTGGCAGAGAACAAAGTATCACTATTCAAGGCGCTTCGACTTTGAGTGAGTCAGAAGTTAACCGCATGATTCAGGATGCTCAGAAATACGCCAATGTTGATAGAGAACGGAAAGAACGAGTTGAAAAACGTACCCGGGCGGAAGCGTTGATATTACAAGCAGAACGACAATTGCGAGAAGTAGCATTAGAAATGGGGATGCAATTTGCCCGTAACCGTCGTCAACGCATTGATAATATTTGCCGGAACTTACGGGAAAGTTTACAAGCTGACGAAGATCGCGGTATTGATCAGGCTTATGCTGATTTGCAAGATGCTCTGTATGAACTGAATAGAGAAGTCCGTCAGTATTATGCTGAGGATGAAGATGAAGATTTATTTGGTGCTATCCGTGAGATCTTTGTGGGTGAAAAAGAAAAAGAACCAGAACGGGATGTTTACAGAAATAACTATCGAGAGCGAGATTCATCTAACCGGGGTTCTAGTAGAGATTATGGCAGGGAAAGTCGTTCTCCCAATTATGAAAGTCGTCCCACTCGTAGCAAACGCCCTAGCTACCAGGATAACTGGGATGATGACGATGATTGGTTGTAA
- a CDS encoding DUF29 family protein, with translation MEELLTLRELLLKGDMTGALAIVDELEEMSRDDKINNIRSYAVILLIHLIKQKTENRTTKSWELSIRNSIRGIQTKNQRRKAGGTYLNTEELSLAISEAYTEAVDRASSKVEEGRYEPHELAKLVNRQEICDRAMILISTNLEL, from the coding sequence ATGGAAGAACTTTTGACATTAAGGGAATTACTACTTAAAGGTGATATGACTGGAGCTTTAGCAATTGTTGACGAATTAGAAGAAATGAGCAGAGATGATAAAATCAACAACATTCGTAGCTATGCAGTAATTCTGCTCATACATCTAATCAAACAAAAGACAGAAAATCGCACTACGAAATCGTGGGAGCTATCAATTCGCAACTCTATCCGCGGTATCCAAACCAAAAACCAGCGCCGTAAAGCTGGCGGAACATACCTCAATACCGAGGAATTAAGCCTAGCAATTTCCGAAGCTTATACAGAAGCAGTTGATCGCGCCTCCTCAAAGGTTGAGGAAGGACGCTATGAACCCCATGAGTTAGCCAAACTAGTCAACCGTCAAGAGATATGCGATAGAGCCATGATCTTAATCTCTACCAATCTAGAACTTTAA
- a CDS encoding J domain-containing protein — protein sequence MQNLQNFRDYYEILGVSKDATSEEIKKVYRRLARQYHPDLNPGNKEAEEKFKTIGEAYEILSDSSRRSQYDQFSRYWQQNGFAGNKQTPKPKGWDSRANPRSSQEVDPSQFNDFESFVNQVIGVSNRKEPKNSPGNTSTSDPFRTPRTKVAYTVNTPPRSTRRDIEARLTLPLEKAYQGGNERIRLEDGRSLEVTMPPAMVTGQTIRLRNQGISGGDLYLKITVDPHPLFKLEGANILCQVPVTPSEAVLGGQVEAPTLDGPVKMTIPPGVRSGQRFRLGNKGYPGENGQRGDQLVEVQIVTPKTLTDEERQLYEKLREIETFKPRADLLG from the coding sequence ATGCAAAATTTGCAAAATTTTCGGGATTATTACGAGATTTTAGGGGTTTCTAAAGATGCCACGAGCGAAGAAATTAAAAAGGTTTATCGGCGTTTAGCTAGGCAATATCACCCTGATCTTAATCCTGGGAATAAGGAAGCAGAGGAAAAATTTAAAACCATTGGTGAGGCTTATGAAATCCTTTCCGATTCTAGCAGGCGATCGCAATATGATCAATTTAGCCGCTATTGGCAACAAAACGGCTTTGCAGGTAATAAACAAACTCCCAAGCCAAAAGGTTGGGATAGCCGTGCTAACCCTCGTTCTAGTCAAGAAGTAGACCCCAGCCAATTTAACGATTTTGAAAGTTTTGTCAATCAAGTAATTGGTGTCAGCAACCGCAAAGAACCCAAAAATAGTCCGGGAAACACCAGCACTAGCGACCCATTCCGCACTCCCAGAACTAAAGTTGCATATACGGTCAATACTCCACCCCGTAGCACTCGCAGGGATATCGAAGCCAGATTAACTTTACCACTAGAAAAAGCTTATCAAGGCGGTAATGAAAGAATACGTTTAGAAGATGGGCGATCTCTCGAAGTGACTATGCCCCCTGCTATGGTGACAGGGCAAACTATCCGCTTACGAAATCAAGGAATTAGTGGTGGTGATTTATACTTGAAAATTACCGTTGATCCTCATCCTTTGTTTAAGTTAGAAGGTGCTAATATCTTATGTCAAGTCCCTGTGACTCCCAGTGAAGCAGTTTTAGGGGGACAAGTCGAAGCACCTACCCTTGATGGTCCAGTGAAAATGACCATTCCCCCTGGTGTTAGGTCTGGGCAAAGATTTCGTCTTGGTAATAAAGGCTACCCCGGCGAAAACGGTCAACGTGGTGATCAATTAGTAGAAGTTCAGATAGTTACACCGAAAACTCTGACAGATGAAGAAAGACAACTTTATGAAAAATTGCGAGAAATAGAAACCTTTAAACCTCGGGCTGATTTGTTGGGTTAA
- a CDS encoding ATP-binding protein produces the protein MQKIIIKNFGAIKYAEIEIKKTLVLIGEQASGKSTIAKLIYFFKTIKDDLFSQIYRDKNHSNLEPYSDIVYPTRQKFQNFFGSTSRFSDFEIIFYYSIEKDKFLKLTIDENKTLRTNFSPNLLNNDNFKTSASSIKRRIQQRLNENNIRGQLQLFDEEEKIRYAQQLYTLLNESFESNQTNSLFIIAGRNATLSYSDLFEKYLFASISEDDRNEISERNKRKIQTIDETLMLQFMKNVVNTKDTFKKFGNFEGLIDDNAENKAKLYLIKNRINEILKGEYIIDFDGSEKIMLNTEAEEYVYLANASSGQQESIRILQDIFLNILDNAKVLRILEEPEAHLFPIAQKQLIELLSLMVNQNDDNQLIITTHSPYVLTVFNNLLFANRVVEKNPSAESEVTEIIPQDCWLSAKDFSAYSLGNQSVAENTNYCEPIFNTEKGTIKQNYLDTVSEILGGDFQALYSIHAKTFARR, from the coding sequence ATGCAGAAAATCATTATTAAAAACTTCGGTGCAATTAAATATGCAGAAATTGAAATCAAGAAAACATTAGTCTTGATTGGTGAACAAGCTAGTGGTAAAAGCACTATTGCCAAACTAATTTATTTTTTTAAAACAATAAAAGATGATTTATTTAGTCAAATATACCGAGATAAAAATCATAGTAATCTTGAACCTTATTCTGATATAGTTTATCCCACAAGACAAAAATTTCAAAATTTCTTTGGCTCTACATCTCGATTTTCTGATTTTGAAATCATATTTTATTATAGTATCGAGAAAGATAAATTTCTCAAATTAACTATTGATGAGAATAAAACACTGAGGACTAATTTTAGTCCGAATCTTTTAAATAATGATAATTTTAAAACTTCTGCAAGTAGTATTAAACGACGTATACAGCAACGTTTAAATGAAAATAATATTCGTGGACAATTACAATTATTTGATGAAGAAGAGAAAATTAGATATGCTCAACAACTTTATACATTATTAAATGAATCATTTGAAAGTAATCAGACAAATTCATTATTTATAATTGCGGGAAGAAATGCAACATTAAGTTATTCTGATTTGTTTGAAAAATATTTATTTGCAAGTATTTCAGAGGACGATAGAAATGAAATTTCTGAAAGAAACAAACGTAAAATACAAACAATAGATGAAACATTAATGTTACAATTCATGAAAAATGTTGTTAATACAAAAGACACATTTAAAAAATTTGGAAACTTTGAAGGACTAATTGACGACAACGCAGAAAATAAAGCAAAATTATATCTAATCAAAAATAGAATCAATGAAATACTAAAAGGTGAATATATTATTGATTTTGATGGAAGTGAAAAAATCATGTTGAATACTGAAGCAGAAGAGTATGTTTATCTTGCTAATGCTTCATCAGGACAGCAAGAGTCCATAAGGATTTTACAAGATATTTTCCTTAATATCCTTGATAATGCAAAAGTATTAAGAATATTAGAAGAACCAGAAGCACATTTATTCCCTATTGCTCAAAAGCAACTGATTGAGTTATTATCTTTAATGGTAAATCAAAATGATGATAATCAACTCATTATTACTACCCATAGTCCTTATGTACTTACAGTTTTCAATAATCTCTTATTTGCAAACAGAGTAGTAGAAAAAAATCCCTCAGCAGAATCTGAAGTAACAGAAATAATTCCTCAAGATTGTTGGTTAAGTGCTAAGGATTTTTCAGCTTATTCATTAGGTAATCAATCTGTTGCTGAGAATACAAATTATTGCGAACCCATTTTTAATACCGAAAAAGGTACTATTAAACAAAATTATTTGGATACTGTTTCCGAAATTTTGGGTGGTGATTTTCAGGCTTTGTACAGTATTCACGCTAAAACTTTTGCAAGAAGATGA
- a CDS encoding aminopeptidase P family protein has protein sequence MHTTLPEILLNRRQKLAKIINFPAVLWSGGSSPRNFPANTFPYRANSHFLYFAGIPLENAAIRLESGKLQLFIDDPHPSSALWHGETPNRAEIATKIGADAAKPMAELASYLENVASLPVQDANTWTQQTKLLNRSISPKNPLEGIDLELAKAIVSLRLTHDAAALIELRKATAVSVTAHQRGMAATPSAKLESEVCAAMEAVIMGQNMTTAYTSIVTVHGEVLHNNHYYHSLQPGDLLLADVGAETQTGWAADITRTWPVSGKFSSTQRDIYDIVLAAHDACIQNIAPGVEYAEIHLLAATIIAQGLVDLGILQGKPEDLVKMDLHALFFPHGIGHLLGLDVHDMEDLGDIAGYDEGRNRSSRFGLSYLRLNRPLRAGMLVTIEPGFYQVPAILNDPKTRNQYQYLVNWERLAQFADVRGIRIEDDILVTESGSEVLTDALPTQARAIEDLVCS, from the coding sequence ATGCACACAACCCTCCCAGAAATCCTCCTCAACCGTCGCCAAAAACTAGCCAAAATCATTAATTTTCCCGCTGTTCTTTGGTCTGGTGGTAGCAGTCCCCGCAACTTCCCTGCCAATACCTTCCCCTACCGTGCCAATAGCCATTTCCTTTATTTCGCGGGCATTCCCTTGGAAAACGCTGCCATTCGCCTAGAAAGTGGCAAGCTACAACTCTTTATAGATGACCCTCACCCCAGTAGCGCCCTCTGGCATGGAGAAACCCCGAACCGTGCGGAAATCGCCACTAAAATAGGCGCAGATGCAGCCAAACCAATGGCAGAATTAGCAAGTTACTTAGAAAATGTGGCAAGTTTGCCAGTACAAGATGCAAATACTTGGACACAGCAAACAAAACTTTTAAATAGATCGATTTCACCGAAAAATCCCCTAGAAGGTATTGATTTAGAACTAGCAAAAGCCATTGTTTCTCTCCGTCTTACTCACGACGCAGCAGCATTGATAGAATTACGTAAAGCGACGGCTGTGAGTGTGACAGCACATCAGAGAGGAATGGCTGCAACACCTTCAGCTAAACTAGAATCTGAAGTCTGCGCTGCAATGGAAGCAGTAATTATGGGTCAGAATATGACTACTGCTTATACCAGTATTGTTACAGTACATGGCGAAGTTTTACACAATAATCATTATTACCACTCTCTGCAACCAGGGGATTTACTTTTAGCTGATGTGGGTGCAGAAACCCAAACAGGTTGGGCTGCTGATATTACTCGTACATGGCCTGTTTCTGGTAAGTTTTCATCTACTCAAAGAGATATTTATGATATTGTTTTAGCTGCCCATGATGCTTGTATTCAAAATATAGCTCCTGGTGTGGAATATGCAGAAATTCATCTGTTAGCAGCAACTATTATTGCCCAAGGTTTGGTAGATTTAGGAATTTTGCAAGGTAAACCAGAAGATTTGGTAAAAATGGATCTTCATGCTTTATTTTTTCCCCACGGAATTGGACATCTTTTAGGTTTAGATGTTCATGATATGGAAGATTTGGGAGATATAGCTGGGTATGATGAGGGAAGAAATAGAAGTAGTCGCTTTGGTTTAAGTTATTTGCGGTTAAATCGTCCTTTACGTGCGGGAATGTTAGTAACAATTGAACCGGGATTTTATCAAGTTCCAGCAATTTTAAATGATCCCAAAACTCGTAATCAATATCAATATCTAGTTAATTGGGAACGGTTAGCACAATTTGCAGATGTGCGGGGAATTCGCATTGAAGATGATATATTGGTGACGGAATCAGGGAGTGAGGTTTTAACGGACGCATTACCAACTCAAGCCAGAGCTATCGAAGATTTAGTTTGTTCTTAA
- a CDS encoding reverse transcriptase N-terminal domain-containing protein yields the protein MIGHRDNSSESWKTLPWKKFRRNLFRLQKRVYKAVQVGDKRKAKSLQKLILKSTAARLMAIRQVTQLNAGKKTAGIDGKKSLTFKERFELNELLKASVSNWKHQELREIPIPKKDGTMRMLKIPTIADRAYQCLVKYALEPAHEATFHARSYGFRTGRSAHDAQKILFINLCSARNGIDKRVIELDIEKCFDRINHTAIMDRLIAPKSIRQGIFRCLKAGVNPEFPEQGTPQGGVVSPLLANIALNGIESIHRYKDAGSKVIEPTIRYADDMVIILRPQDDATEILDKISQFLAERGMKVSEKKTKLTAATDGFDFLGWNFLVQKNGKFRCAPSVDNFKSFRKKVKYIVNNSNYGATTKAEKLAPVVRGWRNYHRFCKMDGSRNSLFHIQNRAFRVFNKETKQNRYTSKQLLDKAFPAVPYSENKHINVKGEKSPYDGDLSYWSERNSKLYNNNTSKALKRQSHKCGHCGLKMLNDEKVHLHHVDANHNNWKPNNLLAIHESCHDYIHMSKNES from the coding sequence ATGATTGGACACAGAGACAACTCTAGTGAATCTTGGAAGACCTTACCCTGGAAGAAATTCCGCCGTAACTTATTCCGCCTACAAAAACGAGTGTACAAAGCGGTTCAAGTTGGAGACAAGCGCAAAGCTAAGTCCCTACAAAAGCTGATTCTGAAATCAACCGCAGCGAGATTAATGGCTATCCGTCAAGTAACACAGCTAAACGCTGGTAAAAAGACCGCAGGAATTGATGGCAAAAAGTCCCTTACCTTTAAGGAACGCTTTGAGCTTAATGAACTGCTAAAAGCATCCGTTAGCAACTGGAAACACCAGGAACTAAGAGAAATACCCATCCCCAAAAAGGACGGTACGATGAGGATGCTGAAAATCCCTACTATTGCAGACAGAGCTTACCAATGCCTTGTCAAATACGCATTAGAACCAGCGCACGAGGCAACCTTCCATGCTAGGAGCTACGGGTTTAGGACGGGACGTTCAGCGCATGACGCACAGAAAATCCTGTTCATAAACCTATGCTCTGCGCGAAATGGAATAGATAAAAGGGTTATAGAACTCGATATCGAAAAATGCTTTGATAGGATAAACCACACCGCCATCATGGATAGACTCATAGCTCCCAAGAGCATAAGACAAGGTATTTTCCGATGTCTCAAAGCCGGAGTCAACCCAGAATTTCCTGAACAGGGAACGCCTCAAGGCGGAGTGGTAAGTCCACTACTAGCTAACATCGCTTTAAACGGCATTGAAAGCATCCACAGATATAAAGATGCCGGAAGTAAAGTAATAGAACCAACAATCCGATACGCGGATGACATGGTGATAATACTCAGACCTCAAGACGATGCCACAGAAATACTTGACAAAATCAGTCAGTTTTTAGCAGAGCGGGGAATGAAAGTCAGCGAGAAAAAGACAAAGCTAACCGCCGCGACAGATGGGTTTGATTTCCTCGGCTGGAACTTTTTAGTCCAGAAAAACGGGAAGTTTAGATGCGCTCCATCAGTGGACAATTTTAAATCTTTTCGCAAGAAAGTAAAATACATCGTCAACAACTCGAATTATGGTGCTACCACAAAGGCTGAGAAATTAGCCCCTGTAGTTAGAGGCTGGAGGAATTACCACCGCTTCTGCAAGATGGACGGGTCAAGAAACTCGTTATTTCACATCCAAAACAGAGCATTTAGGGTATTCAACAAGGAAACTAAACAGAATCGCTATACCAGTAAGCAATTACTAGATAAGGCGTTTCCAGCAGTCCCTTACTCCGAAAACAAACACATCAATGTCAAAGGTGAGAAATCACCTTATGACGGAGATTTAAGTTATTGGAGCGAACGTAACAGCAAGCTCTATAACAACAATACCTCTAAAGCCCTCAAACGGCAAAGCCATAAATGTGGTCATTGTGGTCTTAAAATGCTCAATGATGAGAAGGTACACTTACATCATGTTGATGCCAATCATAACAATTGGAAACCAAACAACCTTCTAGCAATTCATGAAAGCTGCCACGATTATATTCACATGAGCAAAAACGAAAGCTAA